In a single window of the Populus alba chromosome 16, ASM523922v2, whole genome shotgun sequence genome:
- the LOC118035607 gene encoding RING-H2 finger protein ATL74 — MHRRMLDTVPLDVPPANGNRTHDSYINETNFDTNMVIILAALLCALIGALGLNSIVRCLLRCSSRFALETTEETAARLAATGLKKRDLRQIPVAIYGAGGSIAATECPICLGEFVDGEKVRVLPKCNHGFHVSCIDTWLLSHSSCPNCRHSLLEHTTDSGAAQEVTEETRPGENDPGRQGNVSTVV, encoded by the coding sequence ATGCATCGCCGCATGCTTGATACGGTACCGCTTGATGTGCCACCGGCTAACGGGAACAGAACCCATGATTCGTACATTAACGAGACGAATTTCGACACCAACATGGTGATTATATTAGCAGCTTTGCTATGTGCACTAATCGGTGCGCTAGGATTGAATTCAATCGTGCGTTGCCTTCTGCGCTGCAGTAGCAGGTTTGCCTTGGAGACCACAGAAGAAACTGCAGCGCGTTTAGCTGCCACAGGACTCAAGAAGCGTGATTTACGCCAGATCCCAGTGGCGATCTATGGAGCAGGAGGGAGTATTGCAGCCACAGAATGTCCAATTTGCTTAGGGGAGTTCGTCGATGGAGAGAAAGTTCGGGTGCTTCCGAAATGCAACCATGGATTCCATGTCAGTTGCATAGACACATGGCTTTTGTCACACTCGTCGTGCCCGAACTGTCGGCATTCATTGCTTGAACATACCACAGATTCAGGTGCAGCACAGGAGGTTACCGAAGAAACACGGCCAGGCGAAAACGATCCCGGCCGACAAGGTAATGTTAGTACAGTAGTTTAA
- the LOC118035605 gene encoding probable serine/threonine-protein kinase PBL1 yields the protein MSWCLQVSRIECNKMGCFTVLKYKKKRHEPSVSIKRVSPKEQIPTTLPEPQVPTRSLQSAPPSFRTRVKPVQPENKVPSNRARALSAPESLDAAEQDALASAEYDEHEESKNRIGISKEQRLPGPQPLPLPSPQGCAILKPMSSFKSVNSSGSLYASGPLPLPRSGTYSGTLRNFPYEEIQSACSNFVSDRCVSEGLSSIMFRASFGDDTASSKKFEASVIRLNPSPQGLKEFINEVNTLASLQHPNLCKLLGYHARDGSDQRMLVYERLYHGSLDRLLYGRSDGPPIDWNTRMKIALCAAQGLAFLHEEGPFQAMYNEFSTANIQIDKDFSAKLSGYGCVGHIPETEISNSTAAAANLSVETVERGLLTPKSNVWSFGIFLLELLTGRKNLDSRHPREERNLVKWTRPFLADDCRLSLIMDPQLKCRFPAKAAGTLADIALRCLQKDPLERPTMRTIVEHLKVIQDMKYSSRFPLQEPAAVAGKQMSRSPSLNGIITPAPRLSFSPSPPSRARPSISPTRSRALPPSLPPRACSSTISLEELERQESRKSSSSAVRRPGVEGF from the exons ATGAGCTGGTGTTTACag GTTTCAAGAATTGAATGTAATAAGATGGGTTGTTTCACTGTTTTAaagtacaaaaagaaaaggcatgaGCCGTCAGTTTCCATCAAGCGTGTCAGTCCTAAGGAGCAAATACCAACTACTCTACCTGAGCCGCAGGTCCCAACACGTTCATTGCAGTCAGCACCCCCTAGTTTTCGGACCAGGGTGAAGCCTGTTCAACCAGAAAACAAAGTACCTAGCAACAGGGCAAGGGCATTATCGGCTCCAGAAAGCCTTGATGCAGCAGAACAAGATGCTCTTGCATCAGCTGAATATGATGAGCATGAGGAGTCAAAAAACCGAATTGGAATTTCAAAGGAACAACGGCTACCAGGTCCACAACCTCTTCCACTCCCTTCACCTCAGGGTTGTGCTATACTGAAGCCTATGAGTAGCTTTAAATCAGTGAATAGCAGTGGTTCTCTTTATGCTTCTGGTCCGTTGCCACTGCCTCGCAGTGGAACATACAGTGGAACACTCAGGAACTTTCCATATGAAGAAATTCAATCTGCTTGCAGCAACTTCGTCTCAGATCGATGCGTCTCTGAAGGTCTTTCTTCCATAATGTTCAGGGCTTCCTTTGGAGATGATACTGCAAGTTCGAAGAAGTTTGAAGCTAGTGTTATTCGCCTTAACCCATCTCCTCAG ggtttaaaagaatttattaatGAGGTTAATACCCTTGCATCTTTGCAACATCCAAACTTGTGCAAATTGCTTGGTTATCATGCACGTGATGGCTCAGACCAGAGAATGCTGGTCTATGAGAGGCTTTATCATGGAAGCTTGGACCGGTTACTGTATGGAAGGTCTGATGGCCCTCCCATTGACTGGAATACCAGGATGAAAATTGCTTTATGTGCTGCGCAAGGTCTTGCTTTCTTGCATGAAGAAGGGCCTTTCCAG GCAATGTACAATGAGTTTTCAACCGCCAACATACAAATTGACAAAGACTTTAGTGCAAAGCTTTCAGGATATGGTTGTGTTGGCCACATCCCTGAAACAGAGATCTCTAACAGTACAGCG GCTGCCGCAAATCTCTCAGTAGAGACAGTAGAGAGAGGGCTGTTGACACCGAAGAGCAATGTATGGAGCTTTGGAATTTTTCTTCTTGAACTGCTCACTGGCCGGAAAAATCTTGATAGCCGTCATCCTAGAGAAGAGAGGAACTTGGTCAAGTGGACCCGGCCTTTTTTAGCTGATGACTGTCGACTATCGTTGATTATGGATCCTCAACTAAAATGCCGTTTCCCTGCAAAAGCAGCCGGCACATTGGCAGACATTGCTCTAAGATGTCTTCAGAAGGATCCTTTAGAAAGACCAACTATGAGAACCATTGTGGAACATCTCAAAGTCATACAAGACATGAAATACTCCAGTCGCTTTCCTCTGCAAGAACCAGCAGCAGTTGCTGGTAAACAAATGTCCAGATCTCCAAGTCTCAATGGGATCATCACCCCAGCACCAAGGTTAAGTTTCTCACCGTCTCCACCATCCAGAGCCCGGCCATCCATTTCCCCTACCAGGTCTCGAGCATTGCCTCCGTCTCTTCCTCCTCGTGCCTGTTCCTCAACTATCTCTCTTGAGGAACTAGAACGGCAAGAAAGCAGGAAATCATCTTCGTCAGCTGTTCGAAGGCCAGGTGTTGAAGGATTTTGA
- the LOC118035604 gene encoding B3 domain-containing transcription repressor VAL2 → MASSSIKSCMNATCGVSTSSSGRWRKGWALRSGDFAILCDNCGSAYEQSVFCEVFHSKDSGWRECTSCGKRLHCGCIASKSLLELLDGGGVNCTSCSKSAGVSSVNGDEKTNGFGMSKVDDAGELQSASADNQLTTETKLMQLGNCIDRIATRNLLQLQSRETDGSYRKMKQEDMLPPVGEIASSSFSTFNQVSNASSQTAKLEIHRTTAAKDLFESLAQTNLSISLGSSLGNPNPFPGGVVDERVLAKASSPLQQGPRSRHLLPKPPKPALVMEANAGMVSQIRVARPPAEGRGRNQLLPRYWPRITDQELQQISGDPNSTIVPLFEKVLSASDAGRIGRLVLPKACAEAYFPPISQPEGLPLRIQDVKGKEWVFQFRFWPNNNSRMYVLEGVTPCIQSMKLQAGDTVTFSRMDPEGKLVMGFRKASNSIAMQDTQPSAIPNGVPSSESYFSGVFENLPIISGYSGLLHSLKGSSDTHLNALSKHLHSASGDISWHKSEKQEARTRDGLLLPSLLAPERKRLRNIGSKSKRLLIDSLDALELKVTWEEAQDLLRPEPSIKPSIVTIEDHDFEEYEEPPVFGKTSIFVVRSIGGQEQWAQCDSCSKWRRLPVDVLLPPKWTCVDNAWDQSRCSCSAPDELAPRELENLLRQNKDFKKRRITSGHRPAQEHESSGLDALANAAILGDAGEQSTTAVAATTKHPRHRPGCSCIVCIQPPSGKGKHKPTCTCNVCMTVKRRFKTLMMRKKKRQSEREAEIAQRIQHMSGPKDEADVESSSKLASTPMDPSDNEARSGNELESKSQTNNLSNKLADSGKGHLDLNCHPGREEDSQAGLARMSMTSLLQVASLPLETYLKQNGLASLSEQQASSASHVPPQAGENGGRIDEDCQPASVAQEQESGGEEDDEPAPDQSQNDLL, encoded by the exons atggcgtCGTCGTCGATTAAGAGCTGCATGAATGCAACATGTGGAGTCTCGACGTCGAGTTCTGGCAGGTGGAGAAAAGGTTGGGCTTTGCGATCTGGTGATTTCGCCATTCTCTGCGATAACTGCGg GTCCGCGTATGAGCAATCAGTTTTTTGTGAGGTTTTCCACTCAAAGGATTCTGGGTGGAGGGAGTGCACTTCGTGTGGAAAG CGTCTCCATTGTGGCTGCATTGCATCCAAGTCTCTGCTCGAGCTACTTGATGGCGGGGGTGTGAACTGTACAAGCTGTTCTAAAAGTGCAGGAGTCAGTTCT GTGAATGGTGATGAAAAAACTAATGGATTTGGTATGTCAAAAGTTGATGATGCTGGGGAACTGCAATCTGCTTCTGCTGACAACCAGTTAACAACCGAAACAAAGCTGATGCAGTTAGGTAATTGTATTGATCGTATTGCCACGAGAAATTTGCTCCAGTTACAGAGTAGGGAGACAGACGGGTCTTACAGGAAAATGAAACAGGAGGATATGCTACCTCCTGTGGGAGAAATTGCAAGTTCAAGTTTCTCGACTTTTAACCAAGTATCCAATGCATCATCTCAAACTGCCAAGCTAGAGATTCATAGAACCACTGCAGCAAAAGATTTATTTGAATCACTAGCACAAACAAACTTGAGTATCAGTCTTGGTTCTTCTTTAGGAAACCCAAATCCTTTTCCTGGAGGTGTTGTCGATGAAAGGGTACTGGCTAAGGCATCCTCTCCACTCCAACAGGGGCCCAGGTCTCGCCATCTATTGCCAAAGCCTCCAAAGCCAGCCCTTGTTATGGAAGCAAATGCGGGCATGGTCTCACAGATACGTGTTGCTAGGCCACCTGCTGAAGGACGGGGACGGAATCAGTTGCTTCCACGTTATTGGCCTAGGATTACAGATCAAGAATTGCAGCAAATATCTGGAGA TCCAAACTCTACCATTGTCCCATTGTTTGAAAAGGTTCTCAGTGCGAGTGATGCTGGTCGCATTGGCCGTTTGGTTCTCCCTAAAGCATGTGCTGAA GCATATTTTCCTCCCATCTCTCAACCCGAAGGTCTTCCTCTACGGATTCAAGATGTGAAGGGGAAAGAGTGGGTATTTCAGTTCAGGTTCTGGCCTAACAATAACAGCAGGATGTACGTCTTGGAGGGTGTAACTCCATGTATACAGTCCATGAAATTGCAAGCTGGAGATACTG TGACATTTAGCCGTATGGATCCAGAAGGAAAACTTGTCATGGGATTTAGAAAAGCATCAAACTCTATTGCAATGCAG GACACCCAACCATCTGCGATTCCTAATGGTGTTCCTTCAAGTGAAAGTTACTTTTCGGGTGTTTTTGAGAACCTACCTATAATAAGTGGTTACTCTGGTCTTCTCCATTCACTAAAGGGAAGCTCCGATACACACTTAAATGCACTGTCCAAACATCTGCATTCAGCTAGTGGTGATATTAGCTGGCATAAATCTGAGAAGCAAGAAGCCAGGACAAGGGATGGCTTGCTGCTACCATCATTGCTGGCTCCTGAGAGAAAAAGGTTGCGAAATATTGGGTCTAAAAGTAAGAGGCTACTAATCGATAGCCTAGATGCTTTGGAGCTCAAAGTTACGTGGGAGGAGGCGCAGGATTTACTTCGCCCGGAGCCAAGTATCAAGCCTAGCATTGTAACCATCGAGGATCATGATTTTGAAGAATATGAA GAACCACCAGTTTTTGGGAAGACGAGTATCTTTGTAGTTCGTTCTATTGG AGGACAAGAGCAATGGGCTCAGTGTGATAGTTGCTCCAAGTGGCGAAGGTTGCCGGTTGATGTTCTTCTTCCGCCTAAGTGGACATGCGTGGACAATGCCTGGGATCAAAGCAG GTGTTCTTGCTCTGCTCCAGATGAATTGGCCCCGAGGGAGTTGGAAAATCTTCTAAGACAGAACAAGG ATTTCAAGAAACGGAGAATTACAAGCGGCCATCGTCCAGCCCAGGAGCATGAATCTTCTGGTCTGGATGCTCTGGCCAATGCGGCGATCCTTGGGGACGCGGGTGAGCAAAGCACCACTGCTGTTGCAGCCACAACCAAACACCCCAGGCATCGTCCTGGCTGCTCATGCATTGTGTGTATCCAGCCCCCGAGTGGGAAGGGGAAGCACAAGCCTACATGCACGTGTAATGTCTGCATGACAGTTAAACGCCGTTTCAAAACCTTGATGATGCGCAAAAAGAAGCGTCAATCAGAGCGTGAAGCAGAGATTGCTCAGAGGATTCAACATATGTCCGGTCCCAAAGATGAAGCAGACGTAGAGAGTAGCTCTAAGCTTGCATCGACGCCTATGGATCCATCAGATAATGAAGCCAGGTCAGGGAATGAGTTAGAATCCAAAAGCCAAACCAATAATCTGTCAAACAAATTGGCCGACTCAGGCAAGGGACATCTAGATTTAAACTGCCATCCTGGCCGTGAAGAAGACTCACAAGCAGGGTTAGCACGAATGAGCATGACAAGTCTTCTTCAAGTAGCAAGCCTTCCATTGGAGACATACTTGAAGCAGAATGGTCTCGCAAGTTTATCCGAACAACAAGCAAGTTCTGCATCGCATGTACCACCACAAGCTGGGGAAAATGGAGGGAGAATTGATGAGGATTGCCAACCTGCTTCGGTTGCTCAAGAGCAGGAGAGCGGAGGCGAGGAGGATGATGAACCTGCACCAGACCAAAGCCAAAATGACCTTCTATAA